One Pararhizobium sp. IMCC3301 DNA segment encodes these proteins:
- a CDS encoding IclR family transcriptional regulator, translated as MADGATIEPKVDSTLSKGLLILENLSNSQKAKGVTELSKELGLTKSNTFRLLQSLTTLGYVKRLQDKSYAATLKTWRVGRATVENLNLRDIAAPELAFLSRETGEAIYLAVQENLSVVYIDKIDSQKPIRSWNPVGGTAPLHCVGTGKAILAADYGRLRDQIKNSLVRHTARTLTTITALDADIAATIERGYAFDTGEFRDRILSFGAAIKLPGGEGVGALGVSLPDISLPENGVERIGALISHAARNVSEKLSQR; from the coding sequence ATGGCAGATGGTGCGACAATCGAACCGAAAGTAGATTCGACCCTGTCCAAGGGCCTGTTGATCCTTGAGAACCTTTCAAACTCACAAAAAGCCAAAGGCGTTACTGAGTTGTCAAAAGAATTGGGCCTGACGAAGTCGAATACCTTTCGCCTGCTCCAGTCGCTGACCACACTGGGATATGTGAAACGTCTGCAAGACAAGTCCTATGCGGCGACGCTCAAGACGTGGCGGGTGGGCAGAGCTACTGTTGAGAATCTTAATTTGCGCGACATCGCGGCACCCGAGCTCGCGTTTTTATCCAGAGAGACAGGTGAAGCGATTTATCTGGCCGTGCAGGAAAATCTGTCAGTTGTATATATCGACAAAATTGACAGCCAAAAGCCGATCCGCTCGTGGAACCCCGTCGGCGGCACTGCGCCGTTGCACTGTGTTGGAACGGGCAAGGCAATTCTTGCTGCAGATTACGGGCGGTTGCGCGATCAGATCAAAAATTCATTGGTCCGCCACACTGCGCGTACATTGACCACGATCACGGCGCTGGATGCGGACATTGCAGCGACGATAGAACGTGGATACGCCTTCGATACCGGTGAATTCCGCGACCGAATTCTGAGTTTCGGCGCAGCCATCAAGTTGCCGGGGGGCGAAGGTGTCGGTGCATTGGGCGTGTCGCTGCCGGATATCAGTCTTCCCGAAAATGGGGTCGAGCGAATTGGCGCACTGATTTCCCACGCCGCCCGAAACGTATCTGAAAAGCTCAGCCAGCGCTGA
- the metC gene encoding cystathionine beta-lyase, which yields MPKIPHDITDSLVQLGRPEKVQGRHVNLPIELGSTIIFDTLAGFEAARDARYTTGTLYYGRYGNQAGFQLEAMLSELEGADGVTLTSSGVAAISTTLIAFCVPGAHLLVADHVYGNTRAFCDNVLTRLGVEIEYFDPMIGVGLSDRMRETTCAVMFEAPGSGTFEVPDIPAIAKVARDGGVPSIIDSTWATPVFCRPLALGVDVVVASMSKYLSGHSDCMMGMVASTAEYVEPIRKTVMAIGDKTGAQEVFLTLRGLRTLKMRMHHFDQAGREMARWLSGQPQVKSVLHPAFDSCPGHVFWKRDFTGAAGLFGVLFHPSSDDQIRAFVDSLQHFGIGASWGGYESLVLPVKPQRTATAWDIQCQLVRFNIGLEDLGRLKADLAAALPLLNTASE from the coding sequence ATGCCCAAAATTCCCCATGACATAACCGATTCCCTGGTTCAACTCGGCCGTCCTGAAAAGGTGCAAGGCCGGCATGTAAACCTGCCGATTGAACTCGGCTCTACCATAATATTCGATACTCTGGCAGGCTTCGAAGCGGCCCGCGATGCGCGTTACACCACAGGCACACTGTATTATGGCCGCTACGGTAATCAAGCCGGTTTCCAGTTGGAAGCAATGCTATCCGAGTTGGAGGGAGCCGATGGTGTGACGCTAACTTCCTCGGGTGTGGCCGCGATCTCTACCACTTTGATAGCGTTCTGCGTACCTGGTGCCCATTTGCTTGTTGCGGATCATGTCTATGGCAATACGCGCGCATTCTGCGACAATGTGCTGACACGCTTGGGGGTGGAGATCGAGTATTTCGATCCTATGATTGGCGTCGGTTTGTCTGATCGGATGCGTGAGACAACCTGCGCCGTAATGTTTGAGGCGCCTGGATCCGGCACGTTCGAAGTCCCCGACATACCTGCAATTGCCAAGGTCGCGCGTGATGGGGGCGTGCCCTCGATCATCGACAGTACCTGGGCCACGCCGGTCTTTTGCCGACCGCTTGCCCTGGGCGTCGATGTGGTTGTCGCGTCAATGTCAAAATACCTCAGCGGCCACTCGGATTGCATGATGGGCATGGTCGCCAGCACTGCTGAATATGTCGAACCTATCCGCAAGACAGTTATGGCCATCGGCGACAAAACCGGCGCGCAAGAAGTATTTCTCACACTGAGGGGTCTACGCACGCTGAAGATGCGGATGCACCATTTTGATCAGGCAGGCCGAGAGATGGCCAGGTGGCTAAGTGGACAACCGCAGGTCAAGTCCGTGCTCCACCCCGCCTTTGACAGCTGTCCGGGGCACGTATTCTGGAAACGGGATTTCACGGGGGCTGCGGGCCTGTTTGGCGTGCTATTCCATCCCTCTAGCGACGATCAGATCCGCGCCTTCGTTGATTCCCTGCAGCATTTCGGGATCGGGGCCAGTTGGGGCGGATACGAAAGCCTTGTCCTTCCAGTTAAACCTCAGCGCACAGCGACCGCTTGGGACATCCAGTGCCAACTGGTGCGTTTTAACATCGGACTGGAAGACCTGGGCAGACTGAAGGCCGATCTGGCCGCTGCCCTTCCTTTGTTGAACACCGCGTCGGAGTAA
- a CDS encoding ABC transporter ATP-binding protein: protein MTDISIDVSGMSVSFGGLKALDDVSFQVGAGEIVGLIGPNGSGKTTALNCLSGYLKPNFGLIKFKGKDITGLAPEIIANHGLMRTFQVTKIARRMTLIENMLAGSDIASSETLMSSVFRRRALMARLPGQVEHIRELLAAVKLSHLENEYAEVLSGGQQRLLSIALVLIRKPDVILLDEPAAGVHPDLAGELIEMINGIRKDTGTSFLIIEHNMQFIAEVCDNVVVLDAGKNLASGPPDLIHEDPKVLEVYLGKTQDA from the coding sequence ATGACTGATATATCTATCGATGTGTCAGGTATGTCGGTTTCCTTCGGCGGGTTAAAGGCGCTTGACGATGTGTCATTCCAAGTTGGAGCCGGAGAAATTGTGGGCCTTATTGGCCCCAACGGATCGGGTAAGACCACAGCACTGAACTGTCTCTCAGGTTATCTCAAGCCGAACTTCGGATTGATAAAATTCAAAGGCAAAGACATCACCGGCCTGGCTCCCGAAATCATTGCCAATCATGGACTCATGCGGACCTTCCAGGTGACCAAAATCGCACGGCGCATGACCTTAATCGAGAACATGCTGGCGGGATCAGATATTGCTTCTTCCGAAACCCTGATGTCTTCGGTTTTTCGACGACGTGCGCTGATGGCGAGACTTCCCGGGCAGGTTGAACACATACGCGAATTGCTGGCTGCAGTGAAACTTTCGCATCTTGAAAATGAATATGCCGAGGTTCTTTCCGGGGGCCAGCAGCGTCTCTTGTCAATCGCATTGGTCCTTATTCGTAAACCGGATGTCATCCTGCTCGACGAGCCAGCCGCCGGCGTTCATCCCGACCTCGCGGGGGAGTTAATCGAGATGATCAATGGCATCCGAAAAGATACCGGCACGTCCTTTCTCATCATTGAACACAATATGCAGTTTATCGCTGAGGTTTGCGACAATGTGGTCGTGCTTGATGCAGGAAAAAATTTGGCCTCCGGGCCACCGGATCTCATTCATGAGGATCCGAAAGTTCTGGAGGTCTATCTTGGAAAAACACAAGATGCTTGA
- a CDS encoding ABC transporter ATP-binding protein: MEKHKMLELVNLKSGYGGSEILHGLNLSVANQEIVSIIGPNGCGKSTLLRSVMGMTPWSTGGVRFKGSDILGLESSKVVATGIGYVPQLENVFAGMTVMENLQIGGYLLPAGERRDQIARMLDLFPQFKSRKSQAAGTMSGGERQSLALAMAIMTSPELILLDEPSAGLSPKATDEMYANVLLLQEQLGMSVLIVEQDVHGVLEITHRTYVLKMGENDFDAPSKDVLNDDRIRSAYLGNVQSAGIETKQEAATH; this comes from the coding sequence TTGGAAAAACACAAGATGCTTGAACTCGTCAATTTAAAATCCGGGTATGGTGGCAGCGAGATTCTTCATGGTCTCAATCTGTCAGTTGCCAATCAGGAAATCGTGTCGATCATCGGTCCGAATGGGTGCGGTAAATCCACTCTGCTGCGATCCGTGATGGGCATGACCCCCTGGTCAACAGGCGGAGTGCGTTTTAAAGGTTCGGACATTCTGGGTTTGGAGAGCAGCAAAGTCGTTGCCACAGGCATCGGATACGTTCCTCAGCTCGAGAATGTATTCGCAGGGATGACGGTTATGGAAAACCTGCAGATCGGAGGGTATCTTCTACCTGCCGGTGAACGCAGGGATCAGATCGCGCGTATGCTGGACTTGTTTCCCCAATTCAAAAGCCGGAAGAGTCAAGCCGCAGGCACAATGAGTGGTGGTGAACGCCAGTCTCTCGCCCTTGCCATGGCAATAATGACCTCACCGGAACTTATCCTGCTTGATGAGCCCTCCGCCGGACTATCCCCCAAGGCAACTGACGAGATGTATGCGAACGTCCTTCTACTTCAAGAACAACTGGGAATGTCTGTTCTTATCGTCGAGCAGGACGTCCACGGCGTTCTGGAGATTACCCATCGTACCTATGTGCTGAAGATGGGTGAGAACGATTTTGATGCACCATCAAAAGATGTCCTGAATGATGATCGTATCCGTTCTGCCTATCTCGGTAATGTCCAAAGTGCAGGCATTGAAACAAAGCAGGAGGCAGCGACGCACTGA
- a CDS encoding VOC family protein yields MHNKIDHFAIGADTLEQGVVAMEAAIGVTVPRGGKHDAMSTHNCVMQAGNESFFELIAIDHEAPSDPGRARWFTLDDPTTQARLAQRPRALCWVVSTDDLDSVIANSPVDLGEVVLFTRGDRSWRLTVPKDGSLPMGGMLPAFIEWSPGPHPSKGQQNLGVTLNKVLLSYPDSAELSETLQALQVDHLADVSNGPAALSFALDTPKGRVVLD; encoded by the coding sequence ATGCACAACAAAATTGATCACTTTGCCATTGGCGCCGACACACTCGAACAGGGCGTGGTTGCGATGGAAGCTGCCATCGGTGTCACCGTGCCGCGAGGTGGAAAACACGACGCAATGAGTACGCATAACTGTGTGATGCAAGCTGGCAATGAGAGCTTTTTCGAACTGATTGCAATTGATCACGAGGCGCCTTCCGACCCCGGTCGCGCCAGGTGGTTCACTTTGGACGACCCAACGACGCAGGCGCGCCTTGCACAACGTCCCCGTGCGCTTTGCTGGGTTGTCAGCACGGATGATCTGGACAGTGTAATCGCGAACAGTCCCGTCGATCTGGGCGAAGTGGTATTGTTCACACGCGGTGACCGGTCGTGGCGGCTGACCGTACCCAAAGACGGGAGCCTGCCGATGGGCGGAATGCTGCCTGCGTTCATCGAATGGTCGCCCGGACCCCATCCAAGCAAAGGACAGCAGAACCTCGGCGTGACGTTGAACAAGGTCCTACTCAGCTATCCCGACAGTGCTGAGTTGTCGGAGACCCTTCAGGCCCTGCAAGTCGATCATCTGGCAGATGTCAGCAACGGCCCGGCCGCCCTTAGCTTCGCGCTCGACACACCTAAGGGGCGCGTGGTTCTGGATTGA
- a CDS encoding rhodanese-like domain-containing protein, with the protein MTPLKLSSKKMVADARARIEEIESTDLITMLDNPDVVVVDIRDVRERQRNGYIPGSFHAPRGMIEFWVDPDSPYFKAIFGENKKFVFHCASGWRSAITTATLQDMGFDAAHLKEGFSTWEKHGGPIEFPDRKT; encoded by the coding sequence ATGACACCACTGAAACTCTCATCCAAGAAAATGGTCGCAGATGCACGCGCCCGCATAGAAGAAATTGAATCGACTGATCTAATCACCATGCTGGACAATCCCGATGTGGTCGTCGTCGATATCCGTGATGTTCGGGAACGCCAGCGCAACGGCTACATACCTGGCAGCTTTCATGCGCCGCGAGGCATGATCGAATTCTGGGTCGATCCGGACAGCCCCTACTTCAAGGCTATTTTTGGGGAAAACAAAAAATTTGTGTTCCACTGCGCATCGGGCTGGCGATCGGCGATCACAACAGCAACGCTTCAGGACATGGGCTTCGACGCAGCGCACCTCAAAGAAGGATTTTCCACGTGGGAAAAGCACGGCGGTCCGATAGAGTTTCCAGACAGGAAAACCTAA
- a CDS encoding molybdopterin-dependent oxidoreductase, producing the protein MQEPRTKLTSSHWGIGVATVRDGRIVSVQGHSDDPAASPINENIPGSLHGDARVRRPAIRQSWLEGCPKACERGRDDFLEVDWDTALDHVAAELKRVRETFGNASIFAGSYGWSSAGRFHHAQSQLKRFLNTQGGFVRSEGNYSYNTALGLMPYIVGPYRTHVTQATRWKVIAKHSDLVVMFGGMAERNTQVSDGGVSKHRMSGNLAACAEAGVDFVNISPLRSDASDVLNAEWMPARPGSDTALMMGLAHTLLIENLHDPAFLDRYTVGFDHVRAYLEGEKDSQVKDADWASGHCGIDASQIRALARRMATGRTMLTMAAGVQRADYGEQPLWMVVTLAAMLGQIGLPGGGYVIGYGVNGNIGNMERLFRPGTIRQGTNPVSDYIPVAMISEMLLHPRGTYSYQGQDRKFPDARLVWWAGGNPFHHHQDLNRLHDAFQTPQTVIVNELNWTATARHADIVLPVAAAQERLDFGAGKSDNALIPMPRLIPPTAEARVEYDIYADLAERLGKKDAFTEGKSSDAWIRDIWEDTRRNGDLVSVTLPDWDTFIAGDVISVPDPGPEQVFLAEYRADPDANALPTPSGKIELYSETIAGFDLTDCPGHSTWFVPRDLAEGQGEKHPLYMLSGQPKTRLHSQLDNGAYSMSHKIAGREPVLIHPNDAGKRGIVTGDIVEMFNARGRCLAGAKVTEEVSEGCVFLWTGAWFDPDFDAPQARDRHGNPNVLTHDRRTSALTQSPAAHSAMVELAVFDGVPPSVTVHSQPRFQKMETPVTGSEKDS; encoded by the coding sequence ATGCAGGAACCAAGAACCAAACTGACGTCGAGCCATTGGGGTATCGGCGTTGCGACAGTCCGGGACGGGCGGATTGTCAGTGTGCAAGGCCATTCCGATGACCCTGCAGCGTCTCCCATTAATGAAAATATTCCGGGCAGCCTGCATGGCGATGCGCGTGTGCGCCGTCCAGCCATACGCCAAAGCTGGCTTGAAGGCTGTCCGAAAGCCTGTGAAAGAGGCCGCGATGATTTTTTAGAGGTCGATTGGGACACGGCTCTGGATCATGTGGCAGCTGAGCTAAAGCGCGTCCGCGAGACCTTTGGCAATGCTTCAATTTTTGCAGGTTCATATGGTTGGTCCAGTGCCGGGCGATTTCATCATGCGCAAAGCCAGTTGAAGCGCTTCTTGAATACCCAAGGCGGATTTGTACGCTCCGAGGGGAATTACAGTTACAATACAGCGCTAGGTTTGATGCCATACATTGTCGGGCCTTATCGGACACATGTCACGCAAGCGACCCGCTGGAAGGTGATCGCCAAACACAGCGATCTGGTGGTGATGTTCGGTGGTATGGCTGAGCGGAACACGCAAGTCAGCGATGGCGGCGTTTCCAAACACCGGATGTCCGGCAATCTGGCTGCCTGCGCCGAAGCCGGTGTGGATTTTGTCAACATCAGCCCGCTGCGCAGCGACGCTTCGGATGTGCTGAACGCTGAATGGATGCCGGCAAGACCGGGTTCCGACACAGCACTGATGATGGGTCTTGCGCATACTCTGTTGATCGAAAACCTTCATGATCCGGCGTTTCTGGACCGGTATACTGTCGGCTTTGATCATGTTCGCGCATATCTGGAAGGCGAAAAGGACAGTCAGGTCAAGGATGCAGATTGGGCATCAGGCCACTGCGGCATTGACGCAAGTCAAATTCGCGCATTGGCCCGCCGCATGGCAACAGGGCGTACCATGCTTACCATGGCCGCTGGAGTTCAACGCGCTGACTATGGCGAGCAACCCTTGTGGATGGTTGTCACATTGGCGGCGATGCTGGGCCAAATCGGCCTGCCGGGAGGCGGCTATGTCATTGGCTATGGCGTGAATGGCAACATCGGCAACATGGAACGGCTCTTCCGTCCGGGAACTATCCGGCAGGGTACGAACCCCGTGTCAGACTATATTCCTGTTGCGATGATAAGTGAGATGCTCTTGCACCCCCGCGGTACCTACTCCTACCAGGGTCAGGACCGGAAGTTCCCTGATGCCAGGCTGGTCTGGTGGGCGGGCGGCAATCCGTTTCACCACCATCAGGACCTCAACCGCCTGCATGACGCGTTCCAAACGCCGCAAACGGTCATCGTGAACGAACTGAACTGGACCGCAACGGCCCGCCATGCGGATATCGTGCTGCCGGTCGCTGCAGCGCAAGAGCGGCTCGATTTTGGAGCCGGAAAGTCCGACAACGCCCTGATTCCGATGCCGCGCCTGATACCGCCGACGGCAGAGGCGCGGGTCGAATACGATATTTACGCCGACCTGGCAGAACGCCTTGGTAAGAAGGACGCCTTTACCGAGGGTAAATCAAGCGACGCTTGGATCAGAGACATCTGGGAAGACACACGCAGGAACGGCGACCTTGTTAGCGTCACTTTGCCGGACTGGGACACGTTCATCGCGGGAGATGTGATCTCGGTCCCGGACCCCGGCCCGGAGCAGGTGTTCCTTGCCGAGTATCGTGCTGATCCTGACGCGAACGCCTTGCCGACACCAAGCGGCAAGATTGAATTGTATTCAGAGACCATCGCCGGTTTTGACCTGACTGATTGTCCCGGCCATTCAACGTGGTTCGTGCCCCGCGACCTGGCGGAAGGCCAAGGGGAAAAACATCCCCTCTATATGCTGTCAGGTCAGCCCAAGACACGGCTGCACAGTCAGCTCGACAATGGCGCTTATAGCATGAGCCACAAGATCGCAGGGCGCGAACCGGTGTTGATCCATCCAAATGATGCCGGGAAGCGGGGCATTGTAACCGGTGACATTGTAGAAATGTTCAATGCGAGAGGCCGCTGTCTGGCGGGTGCGAAAGTGACGGAGGAGGTCAGCGAAGGCTGTGTATTTTTGTGGACAGGTGCATGGTTCGACCCTGATTTTGACGCGCCTCAGGCACGGGACAGGCATGGGAACCCGAACGTCCTCACTCATGATCGGCGGACTTCTGCACTGACGCAAAGCCCTGCCGCCCATTCGGCAATGGTTGAACTGGCTGTGTTCGATGGAGTGCCGCCATCTGTCACCGTACATTCACAACCCCGCTTTCAGAAAATGGAAACACCTGTTACTGGGAGTGAAAAGGATAGTTAG
- a CDS encoding ABC transporter substrate-binding protein: MIKPANLATATALAFTLMSGAGVHAQEAVEVGVILPLSGSNASAGAKTMHGINAALEEINALGGVLGGRELHLIIEDTESKPQAGIEAVRKLVDVNDVPLVLGAISSAVTIPTGKYTVSKGKNQITIAATSEEQRAVGDGLFTMLATNDILGEGLAQFVAEDSKPKKVALFYMNDPFGVGMANATGEALKELGIEIIADLAYEPAKTDYRAELQRLSQASPDAVVAVSFGETARVIFKQAYELGLMEKVRGRWYQPYVANPAGRCIPEACEGIKGVDIAAEPGPRFDNFIARIQKQVGADAQLDWFTSVGYDVVWITALALNLANSDDEAAIRAAIPKAMEIYRGVTKSDFSVDADGIQVSQRFGRRVYKNGAIVDYTGD, encoded by the coding sequence ATGATAAAACCAGCCAATCTAGCGACCGCAACTGCTCTTGCATTCACGCTGATGTCAGGAGCCGGAGTTCATGCACAAGAAGCTGTAGAAGTCGGCGTCATCTTGCCGCTCAGTGGCTCGAATGCTTCTGCCGGTGCGAAAACAATGCACGGCATCAATGCTGCACTTGAAGAAATAAATGCTCTTGGCGGCGTACTCGGTGGACGCGAACTCCATCTCATCATTGAGGATACAGAATCCAAACCTCAAGCTGGCATTGAAGCCGTTCGCAAGCTGGTGGACGTTAATGACGTGCCACTGGTTTTGGGCGCAATCTCTTCTGCCGTGACAATTCCGACAGGGAAGTACACGGTGTCCAAAGGCAAAAACCAGATCACAATCGCAGCGACCTCCGAAGAACAACGTGCGGTCGGTGACGGTCTTTTTACAATGCTGGCGACCAATGACATTCTTGGTGAAGGCCTTGCACAATTCGTTGCTGAAGACTCTAAACCAAAAAAAGTGGCGCTGTTTTATATGAACGACCCCTTTGGTGTGGGTATGGCAAATGCCACCGGTGAAGCGCTCAAAGAGCTTGGTATCGAGATTATCGCGGATCTAGCGTACGAGCCGGCAAAGACAGACTATCGCGCTGAACTTCAGCGCCTAAGCCAAGCAAGCCCAGATGCTGTCGTCGCAGTTTCTTTTGGTGAGACGGCACGTGTAATCTTCAAACAAGCCTATGAGTTGGGGCTGATGGAGAAAGTTCGTGGCAGATGGTATCAACCCTATGTGGCTAACCCGGCCGGTCGCTGTATTCCTGAAGCCTGCGAAGGCATAAAAGGTGTCGACATCGCCGCAGAGCCAGGGCCACGCTTTGATAACTTCATTGCGCGCATTCAAAAGCAGGTTGGTGCCGATGCACAACTCGACTGGTTCACTTCCGTTGGCTACGACGTTGTCTGGATTACTGCGCTGGCTTTGAACCTTGCCAACTCTGACGATGAGGCTGCGATCCGGGCTGCAATCCCGAAAGCAATGGAAATTTACCGTGGTGTCACCAAGTCGGATTTCTCGGTTGACGCAGATGGTATTCAGGTCAGCCAGCGCTTCGGCCGTCGTGTCTACAAGAATGGGGCGATCGTCGATTATACCGGAGATTAA
- a CDS encoding TetR/AcrR family transcriptional regulator produces the protein MTNSSETKNKNHVRSARTREKVLEATIACIYEQGLQNTSTVDITKRAGISRGAMLHHYPSKQELLYAAYETLLTREAEKLRVAAADYSNGKITVDSFIDQLWGRFSIESFSITLDYFSAARTDDNLKTKVQQARKHYDDALGEIWHQFFSDSGLSEAELSNLLKLTISLFRGMGLQLLIWSDRDSMNEVVAEWKIHIKARLATPQRLVEKGDSDGLLEGTAEHSA, from the coding sequence ATGACTAATTCAAGCGAAACGAAAAACAAGAACCATGTAAGGTCTGCGCGAACACGTGAAAAAGTTCTGGAAGCCACGATTGCTTGTATTTATGAGCAGGGACTGCAAAACACCTCAACGGTTGATATTACAAAGCGAGCCGGAATTTCCCGGGGCGCAATGCTCCATCACTATCCGTCGAAACAGGAGCTTCTCTACGCGGCCTATGAAACGTTGCTTACGAGGGAGGCAGAGAAGCTCCGGGTGGCGGCGGCAGATTATTCCAATGGTAAGATCACCGTCGACAGTTTCATAGATCAGCTATGGGGGCGCTTCTCCATTGAATCATTTTCAATTACGCTTGATTACTTCTCCGCTGCCAGAACCGACGACAATTTGAAGACCAAGGTTCAACAAGCCCGTAAACATTATGACGACGCGCTTGGAGAAATTTGGCATCAGTTTTTCTCGGATAGTGGGCTTTCCGAAGCAGAACTTTCCAACCTGTTGAAACTCACGATCAGCTTGTTCAGGGGCATGGGCCTTCAGTTGCTCATATGGTCTGATCGAGATTCGATGAATGAAGTGGTGGCTGAATGGAAAATTCATATCAAAGCGCGGCTTGCAACACCGCAACGGCTCGTCGAAAAAGGCGATTCTGACGGGCTGCTTGAAGGTACCGCTGAACATTCCGCGTGA
- a CDS encoding branched-chain amino acid ABC transporter permease, translating into MLEQVLLNSVIRGSEIATLAVGVTILFSLLRFANFAHGEFALVGAYFTYFFVSDLGMNIWIAAAFGAVLGGVVALLADVAIFRQLRLSPGVVLLIASLGLSIFLRAIIAVIWGVEGRNYSDELEKIYRIGDAVITHTQIVIVVVSVLAMAGFYLLLNRTQLGRAMRAMSDNMTLAKARGIDVEVTIRWIWFIVGSYAALGGTLIAMDTQLWPDMGVHIILVVFAATVLGGIGNVYGAVIGSFMIGLLENGSLAIDWSFLVAPFGYDGSLFLPTGYKFAVSFAVLILVMLFFPKGIMKGSSGDQ; encoded by the coding sequence ATGCTGGAACAAGTCCTCCTCAACTCGGTCATTCGGGGTTCTGAGATTGCGACGCTTGCTGTTGGTGTCACAATTCTCTTCTCGCTGCTCCGCTTTGCCAATTTCGCTCATGGTGAATTTGCGCTGGTTGGAGCCTATTTCACTTACTTTTTTGTGTCGGATTTGGGCATGAACATCTGGATCGCTGCAGCTTTTGGCGCGGTGCTCGGTGGTGTCGTCGCCTTGCTGGCCGATGTCGCTATCTTCCGGCAATTACGACTCTCTCCCGGGGTGGTCCTTCTGATCGCATCCTTGGGGCTATCGATTTTCCTTCGAGCAATCATAGCTGTCATTTGGGGCGTCGAAGGCCGGAACTACAGCGACGAGTTGGAGAAAATTTATCGTATCGGTGATGCGGTGATAACTCACACACAAATTGTTATTGTTGTTGTCTCAGTCCTTGCCATGGCAGGTTTCTATCTGCTGCTGAACCGAACACAGCTCGGCCGTGCCATGCGCGCTATGTCCGACAACATGACGCTTGCAAAAGCACGCGGTATTGACGTCGAGGTCACAATACGGTGGATCTGGTTCATTGTCGGCAGCTATGCGGCCCTGGGCGGCACACTCATCGCAATGGATACACAGCTTTGGCCCGACATGGGTGTGCACATCATCCTGGTGGTGTTTGCGGCAACTGTTCTGGGTGGAATCGGAAACGTCTATGGGGCCGTAATCGGTTCCTTCATGATCGGTCTTCTCGAGAACGGGTCCCTGGCGATTGATTGGTCCTTTCTCGTTGCGCCGTTTGGCTACGACGGATCACTATTCTTGCCTACCGGCTACAAGTTTGCGGTGTCTTTTGCGGTTCTCATCCTTGTCATGTTGTTCTTCCCGAAAGGTATCATGAAAGGCAGCTCAGGAGATCAATGA
- a CDS encoding branched-chain amino acid ABC transporter permease, translating to MIELSLYFGTLIAIYAIMALSLNLQYGFGGLLNFGLVAFFAIGAYASANFSLTGVPILFSMALATVIAGIAGALVAIPTMKLSVHYWAIVTISISELIRVISTNEEWLTGGTFGMSDIPQPFATVIPVRAYSTFFALFAFGFLVLCFWISNNIARSPFGRILKIIREDEDFGRSLGKDVSGFKLKTMTVGAAMVGLAGALYAHLTTFISPQAFEPIVTFIIWAAVILGGKGNLKGSILGAFIMVVLFNSTRFIGDFLDIEAVIIANIRLALIGLLIILTVLLRPDGLMPEQKSEF from the coding sequence ATGATCGAGCTTAGTCTTTACTTCGGCACCCTTATCGCGATCTACGCAATCATGGCGCTTTCCTTGAACCTGCAATACGGGTTTGGCGGGTTGCTGAATTTTGGCCTGGTAGCGTTTTTCGCGATCGGAGCATATGCATCGGCAAACTTTTCGCTAACAGGAGTTCCGATCCTGTTCTCTATGGCCCTGGCCACCGTAATAGCGGGGATTGCCGGAGCTCTGGTCGCCATACCGACGATGAAGCTGTCTGTTCACTATTGGGCGATAGTCACGATCTCCATTTCTGAGTTGATCCGAGTGATCAGCACTAATGAAGAATGGCTGACAGGCGGAACATTCGGAATGAGCGACATCCCCCAACCCTTTGCCACTGTGATCCCGGTCCGTGCTTATTCAACCTTCTTTGCCCTATTCGCCTTTGGGTTTTTGGTTCTGTGTTTCTGGATTTCAAACAACATTGCCCGCTCGCCATTCGGGCGCATTCTCAAGATCATCCGTGAAGACGAAGACTTTGGACGATCTCTTGGTAAAGATGTCTCGGGGTTTAAACTCAAAACCATGACCGTGGGTGCAGCGATGGTCGGGCTGGCAGGTGCGCTTTATGCACATTTGACCACTTTCATCTCGCCCCAGGCATTTGAGCCAATCGTAACCTTCATCATCTGGGCAGCGGTTATTTTGGGCGGCAAAGGCAACCTGAAAGGCTCAATCCTGGGCGCGTTCATCATGGTCGTACTCTTTAACAGCACCCGCTTTATTGGCGATTTCCTCGATATTGAAGCTGTCATCATCGCAAATATCCGTTTGGCATTGATCGGTCTTCTGATCATCTTGACCGTTTTGTTGCGCCCCGATGGCCTGATGCCCGAACAAAAGAGTGAGTTCTGA